A genomic window from Ananas comosus cultivar F153 linkage group 22, ASM154086v1, whole genome shotgun sequence includes:
- the LOC109726997 gene encoding pentatricopeptide repeat-containing protein At5g08510: protein MNEAKQIHAYTLRHGVERIQPLLLRLLSLPDDPDLLYASSLLHSHPSPPSTLLYNRLLHALSLSPSPSPARSLSLFSRMRRRGLLPNPLSFTLLFSSLASSAAAAAGAGDGGGRGALHALLLKSGVPRDAFVATALIDLYAKSGLLAPARRLFDETPRRDVAVWNSMIAGYARGGDLARAGELFDAMPERNVVSWTSLVSGYARSGRCEEAVRVFLRMWGEGGEARPNEVTLASVLPACASLGAMGLGERIERYARENGLVGNVFVSNALVEMYAKCGSIERARRVFDEMGERRNLCSWNSMIMGLAVHGRCRQALELFHEMLAVGIAPDDITFVGVLLACTHGGLVDQGKHFFYSMEREFSLTPKIEHYGCMVDLLGRAGLLKEAYTLIKSMPMEPDSVIWGALLGACSFHGEVEIAEIAASFLFKLEPWNTGNQVILSNIYASTGKWSSVAKVWKMMKDKQHKKSAGYSFIELEGSIHKFLVEDTSHPRFEEIYEALDEITMTMKLLGYVPNLDLQMES, encoded by the exons ATGAACGAGGCGAAGCAAATCCACGCGTACACCCTCCGCCATGGCGTGGAGCGCATccaacccctcctcctccgcctcctctccctccccgaCGACCCCGACCTCCTCTacgcctcctccctcctccactCCCACCCCTCCCCACCCTCCACCCTCCTCTACAACCGCCTCCTCCatgccctctccctctccccgtCCCCCTCCCCCGCCcgatccctctccctcttctcccgCATGCGCCGCCGCGGCCTCCTCCCCAACCCCCTCTCCTTcaccctcctcttctcctccctcgcctcctccgccgccgccgccgccggagccggaGACGGAGGCGGACGCGGCGCCCTCCACGCGCTCCTCCTCAAGAGCGGCGTCCCCCGCGACGCCTTCGTCGCCACCGCGCTCATCGACCTCTACGCCAAGTCCGGCCTCCTCGCCCCCGCCCGCCGGCTGTTCGACGAAACGCCCCGCCGGGACGTCGCCGTGTGGAACTCCATGATCGCCGGGTACGCGCGGGGCGGCGACCTGGCGCGCGCCGGGGAGCTGTTCGACGCCATGCCCGAGCGGAACGTCGTGTCGTGGACGTCCCTGGTGTCCGGGTACGCGCGGAGCGGGCGGTGCGAGGAGGCCGTGCGGGTGTTCCTCAGGATGTGGGGGGAGGGAGGGGAGGCGCGGCCGAACGAGGTGACGCTCGCGAGCGTCCTCCCGGCTTGCGCGAGCCTCGGTGCGATGGGGTTGGGGGAGAGGATCGAGAGGTATGCGAGGGAGAATGGGCTTGTGGGGAACGTGTTCGTGAGCAATGCTTTGGTGGAGATGTATGCGAAATGCGGGAGCATCGAGAGGGCGCGCcgggtgttcgacgaaatgggCGAAAGGAGGAACCTTTGCTCTTGGAATTCGATGATTATGGGATTGGCGGTGCACGGGAGGTGCAGGCAGGCTCTTGAGCTTTTCCATGAGATGTTG GCGGTAGGCATCGCCCCTGATGATATTACATTTGTCGGTGTCCTCTTAGCTTGCACTCATGGAGGGTTAGTTGACCAGGGGAAGCATTTCTTTTACTCCATGGAGAGAGAGTTCTCTCTTACCCCAAAGATAGAACACTATGGTTGTATGGTCGATCTTCTAGGTCGTGCGGGACTCTTAAAAGAAGCATACACTCTCATAAAAAGTATGCCAATGGAGCCAGATTCAGTAATCTGGGGTGCCTTATTGGGAGCTTGTAGTTTCCATGGTGAGGTAGAAATAGCGGAAATAGCAGCAAGCTTTCTCTTTAAGCTCGAGCCCTGGAACACGGGAAACCAAGTGATTCTTTCGAATATATATGCGTCAACGGGCAAGTGGAGCTCCGTTGCCAAAGTATGGAAGATGATGAAAGACAAACAACATAAAAAGTCAGCCGGCTATAGTTTTATTGAGTTGGAGGGGAGCATTCATAAGTTTCTTGTTGAGGATACGTCCCATCCTAGATTCGAGGAGATATACGAAGCTTTGGATGAGATTACAATGACCATGAAACTTCTTGGTTATGTGCCAAATTTGGATCTACAAATGGAAAGCTGA